The sequence GGTGCCGATCCGGGCCACCGCTTGGCCGATGGAGCCGAAGCCGACAATGCCGAGTGTTTTTCCCGCGAGTTCGGTCACCGGGTGATCGAGACGGGTGAAGATCGGGGAAGCGGGCCAATCCTGGGCGATGGATGCCGAGTAACGGTCCACCGCGGTGACGAGATTCAGCAGCAGCGCGAAGGTGTGCTGGGCGACTCCCTCGGTCGAATAGCCGGCGACATTGCACACCGTGACGCCGCGGTCCTTGCAGGCTTCCAGGTCGATCTGGTTGACCCCGGTGGCGGCGGACACCACGAGGCGGACCTTGGTGGCGTTTGCCAGCGCGTCGCGGGTGACGAGCGCCTTGTTGGTGATCACGATGTCGGCATCCGCGATGCGCTCTCCCACCTTGTCCGGTGGCGTCACCTGATGGAGAGTCAGGGAGCCGAAGGCGCGCAGCGGGGTGAAATCCAGGTCCGCGCGGTCGATCGTGGAGGCATCGAGGAAAACGACTTTCATGGAAGCAGGAGCAAGTCCGGCGATTCAACATCGGATGCCCCGGTCTTGCCAGCAGCTTCTTACCCCGCGTGGGCGCGGAACCGGTAACCCACGCCGCGCACGGTCTCGATGATCACGGGCTGGGACGGCTCCGCCTCGACCTTTTTCCGCAGCATCAGGATGTGCTGGTCCAGTGTCCGGGAGTCCGGATAGTACTCCAGCCCCCAGCAGGCATCGAGGAAGGCGTCCCGGGAAACCGCCTGGCCCTCGTGGCGGTGGAGAAGCTCCAGCATCGAAACCTCGCGTGGGGTGAGATCGATCGTGGTGCCGCGGCGTTCGGCGAGGAGGGCTTTCGGCTGAACCGTCAGGTCCCCCATGCGAAAGCTCCGCTCCTGTGGCGACGCCGGATGCGCGCGGCGGAGGGCGGCGCGGACACGGGCGATGACCTCGGCCCGGGTGAAGGGCTTGCGGATGAAATCGTCGGCTCCCAATCCTAGGCCCACGACGATGTCCGCCTCCTCGTTCTTCGCGGAGAGGAACAGGATGGGAACGGTGGTGTCGCTGGTGCGGACGCGCCGACAGACCTCGAAGCCATCGATCTCCGGCATCATGATGTCCAGGCACAGCAGGTCCGGTTGATGGCGCGTCCACAGATCGAGCGCCAGCCGGCCGTTGGGGGCGGTGAGCGTTTCGAATCCCTCCGCCTGCAGGCAGGTGGCGAGGGCTTCCAGGGTCAGGGGATCGTCTTCTGCCAGCAGGATGGTCATGCCGCGGAGGGGGTGGGGTTCACGATGGAAAAGCGCTGTGCGAGCGGGAGGCGGCATTCGAAGACCGCACCTTCCTCCGAGGGGATCAGGATCAGATCGCCGCCCATGCGGGTGGCGAGATCACGGGCGATGGACAGGCCGAGACCGGTGCCGCTGGAGCCCTCGTTGACGTCCTCTTTCACGCGCTCGAAGGCCTCGAAGATGCGTGCCCGGTGTTTGACGGGAATGCCCGGTCCGTGATCGGACACGCGGATCTTTACCTGGCTGCCTTCGATGCGGCTGTCCAATCCCAGCCAGCCGCCGGTGGCCGCGTATTTTTCAACGTTCGAGATGAGATTGCCCACGATCTGCGCGAGCGCGTCCCGATCGAGGGTGCCGGTTTCACCCGCGCCACGCTGCCATTCGACGCGGATGCCGCGGCGGTCGAGCGAGGGTTGGAATTGCGCGAGCATGCCGGAGATCACATCGTCCGGGACACAGGGGCTCGGCTTGAGATCGAGGGTCTTGCGTTCGCTGCGGGAGAACGTCAGCACGTTCGAGACGAGGCGGGCAAGGCGCTGGACTTCTTCGCCGACGAGCTTGAGGCGGTCCTCCGCCTGCTTCGGCCGCGTGTGGATGGCCTCGGTGGCGAGATCGAGATTGAGGAGGATGTTCGTCAGCGGCGAGCCGAGTTCGTGCGAGACACGGTTGACGAAGGAGACGCGTTCCTCGGAGAGGCGGAGCGCGCGGTTCTGCTGCACGCAGAGGAAGATGCCGAGTATGGCGAGGATGCCCGCGGTGGCGATGGCGGACGCCACGGTGGTGGCATCGTGGGTGAGCACGACGTGCTGCTTGTCCCAGGACTGGATCTGCCATTCTCCGAGACGGTTGCGATAGGGGATCACCAGGGCGGCCGGTCCGCGGTCGGTGGTATTGGGTGGGCCGGTGAGTTCATGGTGATCGGGACCGGTCACCGAGACGAACTCGCTGGAGTCACGCAGCGGCGAGAAGGGTACCTTCATCCATTCGGAAAGGTGGCGGTTGAGGCGATCGTGGATTTCAGTGAAATCGATCACCATGGCGATCAAGTGATCCGGCTGGGTGCGCTGCCAGTAGATCCGATGGATGACGTCCGGGGCGGTGATCCAGCCCCACCGGTCGCCGTTCTCCAGGGTGCCGAGGTCCTTGGGCAGGATCACGGCTTGCTCCGGATTGAAGGGGCGCTTGCCGCCTTCCATCAAGACTTCGGGAAGTTTCTCGTCTTTTCGGAGGGAGGTGCCTGCGATCTGGACAGGTGTCTTTTTGTCTTCGAAAACATGACACTGGCGGATGGCCGCCACTTCCTGGATTCGCTTGG comes from Luteolibacter sp. LG18 and encodes:
- a CDS encoding response regulator transcription factor yields the protein MTILLAEDDPLTLEALATCLQAEGFETLTAPNGRLALDLWTRHQPDLLCLDIMMPEIDGFEVCRRVRTSDTTVPILFLSAKNEEADIVVGLGLGADDFIRKPFTRAEVIARVRAALRRAHPASPQERSFRMGDLTVQPKALLAERRGTTIDLTPREVSMLELLHRHEGQAVSRDAFLDACWGLEYYPDSRTLDQHILMLRKKVEAEPSQPVIIETVRGVGYRFRAHAG
- a CDS encoding D-2-hydroxyacid dehydrogenase — protein: MKVVFLDASTIDRADLDFTPLRAFGSLTLHQVTPPDKVGERIADADIVITNKALVTRDALANATKVRLVVSAATGVNQIDLEACKDRGVTVCNVAGYSTEGVAQHTFALLLNLVTAVDRYSASIAQDWPASPIFTRLDHPVTELAGKTLGIVGFGSIGQAVARIGTAFGMKVVAYARNESAPDAAVPRVAGDAFFSTCDVISLHCPLTPQTERFINRVSLALMKPDSLLINTGRGPLIDDHALADALRHGEIGGAALDVLSVEPPPKNHPLLATDIPNLLITPHTAWTSQEARQRLLAGVIADIRAFLDGRPIHHIV
- a CDS encoding HAMP domain-containing sensor histidine kinase, which encodes MRGISITLLPMLAAAALVIWGGERLARREVIHRIPADRVRLLDFSAAFQEELNRIDRLYARNLETVAARSFVDSPDALSKRIQEVAAIRQCHVFEDKKTPVQIAGTSLRKDEKLPEVLMEGGKRPFNPEQAVILPKDLGTLENGDRWGWITAPDVIHRIYWQRTQPDHLIAMVIDFTEIHDRLNRHLSEWMKVPFSPLRDSSEFVSVTGPDHHELTGPPNTTDRGPAALVIPYRNRLGEWQIQSWDKQHVVLTHDATTVASAIATAGILAILGIFLCVQQNRALRLSEERVSFVNRVSHELGSPLTNILLNLDLATEAIHTRPKQAEDRLKLVGEEVQRLARLVSNVLTFSRSERKTLDLKPSPCVPDDVISGMLAQFQPSLDRRGIRVEWQRGAGETGTLDRDALAQIVGNLISNVEKYAATGGWLGLDSRIEGSQVKIRVSDHGPGIPVKHRARIFEAFERVKEDVNEGSSGTGLGLSIARDLATRMGGDLILIPSEEGAVFECRLPLAQRFSIVNPTPSAA